CCAGCCGGCCGGCCAGTCCGCCGACCAGCTCGGCAAGCCGCTGGACGAGCTGGCGCGCCTCCACACCCTCTGGATCGGCAGCGGCGGCGCCCAGGGCAGCAAGACCGACCTCAGCGGCTACGACCTGCGCGGCTGCCCCTCGCTGGCGCGCATGTGCCTGACCATGGTCGCGGCGGCCGGGACGACCTTCTACGGCATGAACCTGGAGGCGGTGCAGTTCCAGGCGGCCAACCTGGAGGGCAGCGATTTCCGGACCTGCAAGCTCGCCGGGGCGGATCTGCGCGGCGCCAACCTGAAGCGCGCGAAGCTCAACAATGCCGACCTCAGCGGCGCCAACCTCCGGCCGCTGATGCTGGACGAGAAGCGGGCGATGCGCTCCGACCTGGAGGGCGCCAAGCTGCGCTACGTCAACCTGAGCGGCGCCTGCCTGCGCGGGGTCAACTTCGCCGGCGCCGACCTGTCCTTCGCCAACCTGCTGGGCGCCGACATGACCAAGACCGATTTCCGGAACGCCAAGCTGTTCGGCGCCCGGGTCGAGCGCAGCGCCGTCCAGACCGCCAACCTGGAAGGCGTGGCCGGCCTCAAGCTGTGATTTTCGTCAATGGCTGGTGACAGGGGCGGCCGGGATGCGTACATGTTGATGCATGACAATCCGCCGCCTGCCTGAAACCCTGGTCAACCGCATCGCCGCCGGCGAAGTCGTCGAGCGCCCGGCCGCCGCGGTCAAGGAACTGGTCGAGAACGCCCTGGACGCCGGGGCGACCCGGATCGACGTGATCGTGCGCGATGGTGGCCGCTCGCTGATCGCGGTCACCGACGACGGCTGCGGCATGACCGGCGACGAGCTGGAACTGGCGGTCGAGCGCCACGCCACCTCCAAGCTGCCCGGCGAGGACCTGCTGAACATCGCGACCCTCGGCTTCCGGGGCGAGGCGCTGCCCTCGATCGGCGCGGTCAGCCGCATGACCATCACCAGCCGGGCCAGGGGGGCCGACAGCGCTTGGTGCATCTCCGTCGAGGGGGGCGCCAAGGGCGGGGTGGCCCCAGCGTCCCATCCGCAGGGCACCCGGATCGAGGTGCGCGACCTGTTCTACGCGACCCCGGCACGCCTGAAGTTCCTGAAGCAGCCGCGGACCGAGTTCGACCACGCGGTCGATGCGGTGGAGCGGCTGGCGATGGCCCATCCCGGCGTCTCCTTCTCCGTGTCGGGCGACGCGCGCACCCCGATACGCCTGTCCGCCTCCCAGGGCGAACTGCTGGACGCCCGCCTGACCCGCCTCGGCGCCCTGATGGGCCGGGAATTCTCCGACAACGCGATCCCGGTCGTCGCCGAACGCGGCGCGGTCAAGCTGACCGGGCATATCGGCCTGCCGACGCTCAACCGGCCGACCGCGCGCCACCAATACCTGTTCGTCAACGGCCGGCCGGTCCGCGACAAGCTGCTGGTCGGCGCCGTGCGGGGCGCCTATGCCGACTTCCTGGCCCGCGACCGCCACCCCATGCTGGCCCTGTTCCTGGACATCCATCCGGAGGAAGTGGACGTCAACGTCCACCCGGCCAAGGCGGAAGTCCGCTTCCGTGATTCGGCCCTGGTCCGCGGCCTGATCGTAGGCGCGCTCCGGCATGCGCTGGCCCAGGCGGGGCACCGCGCCTCCAACACCGTCGGCGCCGCGACCCTGGACGCCTTCACCCCGCGGACCGAAACCCCCGCCTTCCCGCAGCAGGCGCCGTCCCGGTTCGATTTCCAGTACGCCCCCGCCGGCGCCCGATCGTCCCACATCCCGCGCGACCTGGCGGAGGCGGTGTCGTCCTTCCAGGCGCCGCTGACCGGCTTTGCCTCCCAGCCCTCGGCCCGGCCGGCGACCGCGATGGCATTCGCTGCGGAGCAGGCCCCGCCGCCCGACCATCCCCTGGGCGCTGCGCGGGCGCAGCTCCACAACACCTACATCGTGGCCCAGACCGGCGATGGCATCGTGATCGTGGACCAGCACGCCGCCCACGAGCGGCTGGTCTACGAACGGGTCAAGCAGGCGCTGGTCGACGGCGGCGTCAAGCGCCAGGGACTGCTGATCCCCGAGGTGGTCGAACTGGACGAACCCTCCGCCGCCCGTCTGGTGGCGCGGGCCGACGAGCTGGCCGAGCTCGGCCTCGTGCTGGAGCCGTTCGGCGACGGCTGCGTGGTGGTGCGCGAGTTCCCGGCCCTGCTCGGCAAGGCCGACATCAAGGGCCTCGTGCGGGACCTGGCGGACGAACTGGCCGAACTGGGCGACGCCCTGAGCCTGCGCGAACGTCTCGACGCAGTCTGCTCGACCATGGCCTGCCACGGCTCCGTCCGCGCCGGCCGCAGCCTGAACCAGGACGAGATGAACGCCCTCCTGCGCCAGATGGAGGCCACGCCCCACAGCGGCCAGTGCAACCACGGCCGCCCGACCTACGTGGAGCTGAAGCTGTCCGACATCGAGCGGCTGTTCGGCCGGCGTTAGCCCGGCATCGCCAGTGCCGCGGCCCGACGCCCGGACCTCATCGAAACCACCGGGCAGGCCACTGATCAGCTCGGCCCGACGCGCTTGCGCCGATGCAGCAGCCGCTTCTTGGCGGCGAGGGTGATCCCGCCGGCCGAGAGAACGCAGAAGGCCTCGACGGCCCACCGCCCCAGGGCATCGATCGCGAGTTCGACATTGCCCGCGCCGAGCCCCATGCCGACCAGCGCCATGCTCGGCACCAGCGCAAGGGCGATCATGACGCCCGTGGCGAAGACGGTCTGCCGCGAAGACGTGATGACGCCACCCGCGATCCCGGCGATCAGCGAGGTCGCGACCCCCGTCGCCTCGACCTTCGACCAGTAGTTCACCCAGTGCAGGCTGGTCAGGTCGGAGACCGTGTTCCCGTGCAGCGCCAGGGCGAGGGCCATGCCGAGCGCCGCCCCGAACGCCAGCAGAAGGTATCCCGCGGCGGTCGACTTGATCCCCGCCATCATTCCGCCGCGATGCCCGAGCGCTCCGAAGGCGATGCGCAGCAAGGGCGCGAAACCCGGCGCGATCAGCATCGCTCCGATCACGACATGGAGGGTGTCCGTGACCAGCCCGAACGCGGCGACGGCTCCGGACAGGGTCATGAGGAGAAGATAGTTGATGGAGAGGTTCGACTCCCGCCGCAACAGCGACCCGACCTCCTCCCAGATGGCCTCGTTCCCCTCCTCGTCGAGGGGGCGCGCGTCGCCGGAGGAGATCACCACCGAAGGCTCGCTGACCGTGACCGATCCTGCCTCCAGCACTCCCATGGCGTCCAGGAGCCTGATCACGTCCAGGGCGGCATTGTTGGTCAGGTCCACGGTCAGGACATCGTCGTCGGACCCCATGGCGGCGCCTCGGTGCAGGGTGACGCTCGCGATCCCGGGCTGATCTCGCAGGCGTTCGGCTATGCGATTCCGCGTGTCGGGCGAGGTCGTGATGGTGATCGTGCGGGGCAATGTGCCCTCCATGCATCGGGGACGGGATCACCCCTAAACCGGTGGAGAGGCGTGTCGGGCACGCGAAGAGTGGCCGGAAATTCCATCATCACGTCGGCCCGCTTCCGGCCTGCCTTGAACGAGGCCGTTATGGAACAAAAAAGATTGGCCACAGATGCACGCAGATGAACGCAGATAAGTAATTTATAAATATCTGTGTTTATCTGCGTGTATCTGTGGCTAAACAAAAATACCTGTCGTGGACGACGCTGGGTCGGAAGGAAAGGATTTTGCCACAGATTTCAGTGATATACTCAGATGATCCGGTCCGTATCTATGTCCATCGCCGTAATCTGTGGCAGAAACCTGAATCACGCTTGCGTCCCTCCCGCTATCCCAGCCAGCGGTCGATGGCGAGCCGGGCCTTGGAGTTCCCGCGCGTGTCGGATCATGCGCCTATTTGGGAAGGGTTTTGCGCAATAATGCTCCCCATACGGTTACCCCGCTGCTATCCTGCGCGCATTGGTTGGCAATGCTGTTCCGGGCGGGGCGGACGATGGGCTGGGACTACGACATCTTCTTCAGCTACGCCCACGCCGACGGCAAGGCGGCACTGCCGGTCATCGAGGCGCTGCGGGCGCGGAACCTCCGCGTCTTCCACGACGACCGGGAGATCACGGACGGCCAGTCCATCGTCCGGCGAATCGTGGAGGGGCTTGGCCGCGCCCGGATGCTGGTGGCCTGGTACTCGGCCACGTACCCGACCCGCCGCGCCTGCCAGTGGGAGCTGACCTCCGCCCTGATCGCCGCCCGGCACGAGTTCCCCGACGGCAGGACGGTCGAGCACCGCATCCTGGCGCTGAACCCGGAAGCGGGCGCCGGGCACCTCCATCCGGCCGACATCCTGGCGAACAAATACGTCGATGCGCGCGGCATCCCGGCGGAGGAACTGGCCGCCCGGGCCGCCGCCCTGCTGGACGGGCTGGCCGGCAGCTTCGGCGAGATCCGGACGCTCGGCGGCCCGCGCTGGCACGGCGGCAACCCGCGCGCCGGGTCCAGCCGGTTCGTCGGCCGATTCCCCGACATGTGGCGGATCGACGAGCGCCTGTCGAAGAACCGGATCGCGCTGATTACCGGCGAAAGCGTCGGGCTGGTCCAGGTGCAGGGCATGGGTGGCATCGGCAAGACCCTGCTGGCGGAGGAATACGCCCGGCGCTTCGCCGCGGCCTATCCCGGCGGCATCTTCTGGCTCAACGCCGCCAGAGGGCAGGACCTCGGCGCGCAGCGTCAGGGCTTCGCCGGAAACCTCGGAATCGCCACCGCCGGCCTGGGACCGGAACAGGTCGAGGGCGCGCTGAAGGAGAAACTGGCCGACCTGGACGGCTACCTGTGGGTCGTGGACGACCTGCCGCCGGGCGCCGGCCCGGCCGACCTGAACGCCTGGAGCGCCCCGACCGCCAACGGCGCCACCCTTGTCACCACCCGCGGCACCGGGCTGGGCGGCACGGGCTTCGTCCACCGGCTGGGACTGCTGTCGGACACCGAGGCCCACGAACTTCTGACCGGCCGCCGGCCCCCGCGCACCGACGCGGAGCGGGCGACGGCGCGGGAGATGCTGGATCTCCTGGGCAACCACGCCCTGGCGGTCGACGTGGCGGGTGCCGCCGTCGAGATGCTGGGCTATGCAGCCTTCCGCGACCGGCTGCGCGATCCCGCCGAGGACGCGACGGAACTTGCCGCCGAACTGGCCGACGACCTGCCGACCGGCCACGCCCGGCAGATCGCGGCCACCCTGCTGACCAGCATCGACCGGCTGGACGCGGCCGGCCTCCGCTTCCTGCACCTCGCCGCCCTGCTGGCCCCGGCACCGATCCCCCTGTCCTTGTCGGCCGATGTCTTCGCCCGGCTGCCCGGCGGCGCTGATGGCTTGGCCGAGGCCGCCCGCGCCGTCAAGGCGGCCACGCGGGAAGCCCTGGCCGAACACATCCCGGGCGACGGGGAGGATGACGGCGACGCCGCCTCGGTCCACGTGCTGGTCAGCCGCACCCTGCGCTTCCACAAGGGCGCCCCGCCGCCCGCCATGCGCGACGCCGCCTTGGCGGCGCTGACCGAGGCGATGGAGGAGGCCGGCGACATCCGCAACCATGCCACCCTGCTGCCCCTGGTCCCCCACGCCCGCGCCCTGACCGAAGACCTGCCGGATGCCCCGGCAGCCACGCTCCTGGGGTGGCTTGGTAGCTTCAACCGTGTACGGGGAGCCTACGCCGATGCGGCGGCGGATTTCCATCGAACAGTTGATGCAAGCAAAAGCCTGCTGGGCGCCGAGCATCCCGCCACCCTGCGCAGCATGAGCAATCTGGCCGAAACACTCCGGGCACAGGGCGATCACGGCGGCGCCTGGGCACTCCAGGAGCAGGTGCTGGCGCTCACCCGCTGGGTGCTGGGCGCCGAGCATCCCGCCACCCTGATCAGCATGAACAATCTGGCCGCAACGCTCTGGGCACAGGGCGACCACGGCGGCGCCCGGGCGCTCGAAGAGCAGGTGCTGGCGCGCCGCCGCTGGGTGCTGGGCGACGAGCATCCCGACACCCTGCGCAGCATGAACAATCTGGCCGAAACACTCCGGGCACAGGGCGACCACGGCGGCGCCCGGGCGCTCCAGGAGCAGGTGCTGGCGCTCCGCCGCCGGGTGCTGGGCGACGAGCACCCCGACACGCTCAGCAGCATGAACAATCTGGCCGCAACGCTCCGGGCACATGGCGACCATGGCAGCGCCCGGGCGCTCTACGAGCAGGTGCTGGCGCTCTTCCGCCGGGTGCTGGGCGACGAGCATCCCGACACCCTGACCAGCATGAACAATCTGGCCGAAACGCTCCGGACACAGTGCGACCACGGCGGCGCTCGGGCGCTCCACGAGCAGGTGCTGGCGCTCCGCCGCCGGGTGCTGGGCGACGAGCATCCCGATACCCTGACCAGCATGAACAATCTGGCCCGAGTGCTCCTGCATCTCGGTGATGCTCAGGGAGCGCGGGCGCTGGCGGCCGAGGCGTTGCCCGTCGCGTTGCGGAAATACGGGCGCGCGCCCGGGCTTTCGCGAGCCTTGATCGCCTTGGCTGAGCATCTCGGCGTGCCCATGCCGTAGTCCGCCGCCCGGCGCTGATCTTCGGACGGGAGGCGCCGAGCCCGCTTTCGGCAGGATCGCCTCGGCCGATAAGCGCGGGTCAATAATCGGTTGTTCGACCTTAGGTTGGGTAGAGCGAAGAGGCACCCAATGAAGCCGGAGCGTCGCTGTCGGCTATCGCTTCGCGATGAGAAAACTACCGGTTTAAGCGGTTTCCGGACAGGTTGAACCGCACCGGTCCATCCAGCCTGCCGTTCCATTCGCCGCGATGCGTTGGGCCCCGGTCCAACCTATGGTTTGATGCAGGGCAGAAGTGATGCAAATCGTCAATCGTAGGTTGGGCCGAGGCCCAACGCATCGGCCCGGCTGCCACGGCCGGATCGACCTGATTGGGCACGGCTCTAACCAAGGCGCTGCCTTACGTGGAGGGGCGGCGTCCCGCCGCCCATGGTGCGCGGGACGTGCACCCTCCCCCCCGGAGCGTTGCTGTCGGCTATCGCTTCGCTGGAGCCGACCTACAGGGTACCGAGGGTGCCATGCCTCTACTCGGCCGGTCCCTACCAAACGAGCGTCGATCGCCCGATGGCACCGCGCGGACCAACCTGCCGCAGCACGCCCCAGGAAAGTATTCCTTCACCAGTTCCCGCTATGCTTCGGCGTGCGCCTCGCGCCGGATCTTTGCATAGTGAATACGGACCCCGACGCGGGCGACACCGCGCCGGAAGCGCCCGTGGCTGGTCCCGCGAACCGGAAGCACGCGCCCCGCCGCGTCGTTTGTTGACATTCGCGTACATTCCCCGGGGGGAGGGGGGCGAGCCGCAGTCGCGCCTTTCCCCGCGTCCCGCCCCCGAGGATGTAGACGAATCATGACATCTGCCCCGGTTCACACCCGCTCCGCCGGCCCCCGCCGGGCCGGGTCCGGTACCGACGCCCGCAACAACACCACGGCCTCACCGCGTCGTTTGTTGACATTCGCGTACATTCCCCGGGGGAGGGGGCGAGCCGCCGGCGCGCCATCCCCGCGACCCGCTCCGCCGTCCCCCCCGGATGCTGACGGATGCTGACATCCGCCCCCGTCAGATCCGGTCCGCCAGCCCCCGCCGCGCCAGGTTGGCGACCAGCGCCCGCACGCCGAATTCCCACTTCGGCGCCTTGTCGCTCGTCGTCACCCGGTTGACCAGCGCCCCCAGCTTCGGCGTCGCGATCCGCACCACGTCGCCCACCTTGTGGGTGAAGCCGGCGCCCGGTTCGTCGCGGTCCTCCACGGGGGCGAACATGGTGCCCAGGAACAGCACGAAGCCGTCCGGGTACTGGTGGTTGGCGCCGATCGCCTGTTCGACCAGGTCCAGCGGGTCGCGGCTGATCTTCGCCATGTTGCTGCTGCCGGTCAGGGTGTAGCCCTCGGGGCCTTCCACCGTCATCGCCAGCTCGGCGCGCCGCACGTCGTCGATGCCGAACGTGTCGTCGAACAGGCGGATGAACGGGCCGATCGCGCAGGAGGCGTTGTTGTCCTTCGCCTTGCCCAGCAGAAGCGCGCTGCGGCCTTCCATGTCGCGCAGGTTCACGTCGTTGCCCAGGGTGGCGCCGACGGTCTTCCCGGCGGACGACACCGCCAGCACGATCTCCGGCTCCGGGTTGTTCCAGGTGGAGGCCGCCAGGATGCCGATCTCCGCCCCGGTGCCGACCGAGGCCATGGGCTGGGTCTTGGTGAAGATCTCGGCGTCGGGGCCGATGCCGACCTCCAGGTACTGGGACCAGACGCCGCGCTCGATCAGCAGTTCCTTCAGCCGGGTGGCGCTGTCGGAGCCGGGCTGGATCTCCGACAGGTCGGTGCCCAGCGCGTCCATCATGGTCTTGCGCACCGCCTCGGCCTTGCCGGCGTCGCCCCGGGCCTGTTCCTCGATCACCCGCTCCAGCAGGCTCGCCACGAAGGTCACGCCGCTCGCCTTCACCGCCTGAAGGTCGATCGGGCACAGGAACCACGGCTTCGACGGATCGCAGGCGTCGTGGGCGCTGTTCGCCAGGATCGCGGCAAGGTCGCCGATGCGCGGCAGGTCCGACGATTTCCGGACCAGCGCCGCCGGGTCGTCGGCGTCCAGCAGGGTGCTCATGGTCGGGGCCAGGGCGGTCAGGTCGTAGACGCCGTCCTCGCGGACCACGACCACGGCCGGGCCGGCATCGAGCTGGACTCGGCCGACCAGGGTTCCGGCGCAGCCGTCTTCCGGCAGGCATGTCTCGGGATTCAGCAGAAGGCTATTCACTCGGGTTCCTCCACGCGCGCCCTCGGGCGCGGCTTTCTTGTTCTGACACCAATCACAGCGATCAGGGATTCAAGTGGACATACCAATCCGTCCAATGACCCCGCGTCAACCATGGAATGCGCCATACGCCGGTCTGGCGCCGTGCCATCCCCTCGACATCGCCTGTTGGATGCCCACTTGACATAACGACGAACGTTTGAGGAGGCAAAGGCCCGATGCCCTCGCGTGATCCCCGAATCTGGATGTGGGCGGAAGCTCTCGACATGATGGACAAGGCGGAGCGGATGCGCCGCCAGTTCTTCCAGCCCGGCTCTCCCGGGAACCCCGGCGCCGCGCGCCGCCCGACCTGGCAGCCGCCGGTCGACCTGATCGAGACCGCCGAGGAATATTTGGTCGTCGTGGCGCTGCCCGGCGTCCGGCCCGATCAGGTCCAGGTCGTGATCGACGGCGGCGTGCTGATCGTCGTCGGCGAGCGGGCCTTGCCGGTCGGCGACCGCGCCGGCCTGATCCACCGCATGGAAATACCCCACGGCCGGTTCGAACGGCACATCGAGCTGCCGCCCGGCCCGCTCGAACTGGGCCGGCGCGAACTCGCCGACGGCTGCCTTGTGCTGTCCCTGCGCAAGGCCGGCTGAGGAGCTGACATGGCGACATTCACCCTGAACGACACCACCCCCGCCGCCGCCAACGGCGATCCCGCCGCCAACCCGGCCAATACCCCCGAGAACACCCTGGCCCTCCCGGAAGACGCGATCGCGATCGTCTCGGTGCGCAACCTCGTGCTGTTCCCCGGCGCCGTCCTGCCGATCACGGTCGGCCGCCCGCGCACGATCGCGGCGGCCCAGAACGCGGTGCGTTCCGAGAAGCCGTTCGGCGTCGTGCTCCAGCGCGACGAGACGGTGGACGAGCCGACCGGCCTCGACCTCCACCGGGTCGGCACCGTGGGCGGCGTCCTGCGCTACCTGACCGCCCCCGACGGCACCCACCATGTGGTGACCCAGGGGCAGCAGCGGTTCCGCGTGCTGGAATATCTCGACGGCTACCCGTTCCTGGTCGCCCGCGTCCAGATGATGCCGGAGCCGGAGGCCACGGACACCGAGATCCAGGCCCGCTTCTACAACCTGCGGCAGCAGGCGGTCGAGGCGGTCCAGCTCCTGCCCCAGGCCCCGCAGGAGTTGCTGGCCGCCGTCCAGAACATCCCGACCGCGTCGGCGCTGGCCGACATGGTCGCCAGCTACATGGACCTGAAGCCGGAAGAGAAGCAGGAGGTGCTGGAGACCTTCGACCTCGCCCGCCGGCTGGAGAAGGTCGGCAATTTCCTCGCCCACCGCATCGAGGTGCTGCGCCTGTCCCGGCGGATCAGCGAGCAGACCAAGGAGACCATGGACGAGCGCCAGCGCGAATACGTGCTGCGCGAACAGCTCCGCACCATCCAGAAGGAACTGGGCGAGACCGACGCCAAGCAGGTCGAGATCCAGGAACTGACCGAGGCCATCGCCAAGGCCGGGATGCCGCCGGAGGTCGAGACCCAGGCGACCAAGGAACTGCGCCGGCTGGAGCGCATGCCCGAGGCCGCCGGCGAGTACGGCATGATCCGGACCTACCTGGACTGGCTGATCGAGCTGCCCTGGTCGAAGCTGAGCGAGACCTCGATCGACATCGCCGCCGCCCGCCGCATCCTGGACGAGGACCATTACGGGCTGGAGAAGGTCAAGCGCCGCATCCTGGAGTTCCTGGCGGTGCGCAAGCTGAACCCGGAAGGCCGCAGCCCCATCCTGTGCTTCGTCGGCCCGCCCGGCGTCGGCAAGACCTCGCTCGGCCAGAGCATCGCGCGGGCGACCGAGCGCGCCTTCGTCCGGGTCAGCCTGGGCGGATTGCACGACGAGGCGGAGATCCGCGGCCACCGCCGGACCTATGTGGGCGCCTTGCCGGGCACGGTGATCCAGTCGCTGCGCAAGGCCGGCACCCGCAACCCGGTGATGATGCTGGACGAGATGGACAAGCTGGGCCAGGGCTTCCACGGCGACCCCTCGGCGGCGCTGCTGGAGGTCCTCGACCCGGAGCAGAACGGTACCTTCCGCGACAACTACCTGGGCGTGCCGTTCGACCTCAGCCGGGTCATGTTCATCGCGACCGCCAACGTGCTGGAGAACATCCCCGGCCCCCTGCGCGACCGGATGGAGGTGATCGACCTGCCCGGCTACACCGAGGAGGAAAAGCTCGAGATCGCCAAGCGCTACCTGATCCGCCGCCAGCTCGAAACCAACGGCCTGACCGCGGAACAGGCCGGCATCACCGACGACGCGATCCGGGAAATCATCCGCTTCTACACGCGGGAGGCCGGCAACCGGAACCTGGAACGGCTGATCGGCGGCGTCTTCCGCAATGTCGCGATGCGGATCGCCGAGGGGACGATCTCCAACATCATCGTCGAGCCGGGCCATCTGCCGGAGATCCTGGGTCCCCACCGGTTCGAGAGCGAAACCGCCATGCGGACCAGCGTCCCCGGCGTGGCGACCGGGCTCGCCTGGACGCCGGTCGGCGGCGACATCCTGTTCATCGAGGCGACCCGGACGCCGGGCAACGGGCGGCTGATCCTGACCGGCCAGCTCGGCGACGTGATGAAGGAGAGCGCGCAGGCGGCGCTCAGCCTGGTGAAGTCCAGGCCGGAAGTGGTCGGTCCGGAGCCGGTGGAGTTCGACAAGTTCGACATCCACGTCCACGTGCCGGCCGGTGCCATCCCCAAGGACGGCCCCAGCGCCGGCGTCGCCATGTTCATGGCGCTGGTCTCGCTGCTGACCGGCCGGACGATCCGCAGCGACATCGCCATGACCGGCGAGATCAGCCTGCGCGGGCTGGTGCTCCCCGTCGGCGGCATCAAGGAGAAGGTGCTGGCGGCCCAGCGCGCCGGGATC
This Skermanella mucosa DNA region includes the following protein-coding sequences:
- the mutL gene encoding DNA mismatch repair endonuclease MutL; this translates as MTIRRLPETLVNRIAAGEVVERPAAAVKELVENALDAGATRIDVIVRDGGRSLIAVTDDGCGMTGDELELAVERHATSKLPGEDLLNIATLGFRGEALPSIGAVSRMTITSRARGADSAWCISVEGGAKGGVAPASHPQGTRIEVRDLFYATPARLKFLKQPRTEFDHAVDAVERLAMAHPGVSFSVSGDARTPIRLSASQGELLDARLTRLGALMGREFSDNAIPVVAERGAVKLTGHIGLPTLNRPTARHQYLFVNGRPVRDKLLVGAVRGAYADFLARDRHPMLALFLDIHPEEVDVNVHPAKAEVRFRDSALVRGLIVGALRHALAQAGHRASNTVGAATLDAFTPRTETPAFPQQAPSRFDFQYAPAGARSSHIPRDLAEAVSSFQAPLTGFASQPSARPATAMAFAAEQAPPPDHPLGAARAQLHNTYIVAQTGDGIVIVDQHAAHERLVYERVKQALVDGGVKRQGLLIPEVVELDEPSAARLVARADELAELGLVLEPFGDGCVVVREFPALLGKADIKGLVRDLADELAELGDALSLRERLDAVCSTMACHGSVRAGRSLNQDEMNALLRQMEATPHSGQCNHGRPTYVELKLSDIERLFGRR
- a CDS encoding DUF389 domain-containing protein codes for the protein MPRTITITTSPDTRNRIAERLRDQPGIASVTLHRGAAMGSDDDVLTVDLTNNAALDVIRLLDAMGVLEAGSVTVSEPSVVISSGDARPLDEEGNEAIWEEVGSLLRRESNLSINYLLLMTLSGAVAAFGLVTDTLHVVIGAMLIAPGFAPLLRIAFGALGHRGGMMAGIKSTAAGYLLLAFGAALGMALALALHGNTVSDLTSLHWVNYWSKVEATGVATSLIAGIAGGVITSSRQTVFATGVMIALALVPSMALVGMGLGAGNVELAIDALGRWAVEAFCVLSAGGITLAAKKRLLHRRKRVGPS
- a CDS encoding tetratricopeptide repeat protein, producing MLFRAGRTMGWDYDIFFSYAHADGKAALPVIEALRARNLRVFHDDREITDGQSIVRRIVEGLGRARMLVAWYSATYPTRRACQWELTSALIAARHEFPDGRTVEHRILALNPEAGAGHLHPADILANKYVDARGIPAEELAARAAALLDGLAGSFGEIRTLGGPRWHGGNPRAGSSRFVGRFPDMWRIDERLSKNRIALITGESVGLVQVQGMGGIGKTLLAEEYARRFAAAYPGGIFWLNAARGQDLGAQRQGFAGNLGIATAGLGPEQVEGALKEKLADLDGYLWVVDDLPPGAGPADLNAWSAPTANGATLVTTRGTGLGGTGFVHRLGLLSDTEAHELLTGRRPPRTDAERATAREMLDLLGNHALAVDVAGAAVEMLGYAAFRDRLRDPAEDATELAAELADDLPTGHARQIAATLLTSIDRLDAAGLRFLHLAALLAPAPIPLSLSADVFARLPGGADGLAEAARAVKAATREALAEHIPGDGEDDGDAASVHVLVSRTLRFHKGAPPPAMRDAALAALTEAMEEAGDIRNHATLLPLVPHARALTEDLPDAPAATLLGWLGSFNRVRGAYADAAADFHRTVDASKSLLGAEHPATLRSMSNLAETLRAQGDHGGAWALQEQVLALTRWVLGAEHPATLISMNNLAATLWAQGDHGGARALEEQVLARRRWVLGDEHPDTLRSMNNLAETLRAQGDHGGARALQEQVLALRRRVLGDEHPDTLSSMNNLAATLRAHGDHGSARALYEQVLALFRRVLGDEHPDTLTSMNNLAETLRTQCDHGGARALHEQVLALRRRVLGDEHPDTLTSMNNLARVLLHLGDAQGARALAAEALPVALRKYGRAPGLSRALIALAEHLGVPMP
- a CDS encoding fumarylacetoacetate hydrolase family protein, whose amino-acid sequence is MNSLLLNPETCLPEDGCAGTLVGRVQLDAGPAVVVVREDGVYDLTALAPTMSTLLDADDPAALVRKSSDLPRIGDLAAILANSAHDACDPSKPWFLCPIDLQAVKASGVTFVASLLERVIEEQARGDAGKAEAVRKTMMDALGTDLSEIQPGSDSATRLKELLIERGVWSQYLEVGIGPDAEIFTKTQPMASVGTGAEIGILAASTWNNPEPEIVLAVSSAGKTVGATLGNDVNLRDMEGRSALLLGKAKDNNASCAIGPFIRLFDDTFGIDDVRRAELAMTVEGPEGYTLTGSSNMAKISRDPLDLVEQAIGANHQYPDGFVLFLGTMFAPVEDRDEPGAGFTHKVGDVVRIATPKLGALVNRVTTSDKAPKWEFGVRALVANLARRGLADRI
- a CDS encoding Hsp20/alpha crystallin family protein, with the protein product MPSRDPRIWMWAEALDMMDKAERMRRQFFQPGSPGNPGAARRPTWQPPVDLIETAEEYLVVVALPGVRPDQVQVVIDGGVLIVVGERALPVGDRAGLIHRMEIPHGRFERHIELPPGPLELGRRELADGCLVLSLRKAG
- the lon gene encoding endopeptidase La, which produces MATFTLNDTTPAAANGDPAANPANTPENTLALPEDAIAIVSVRNLVLFPGAVLPITVGRPRTIAAAQNAVRSEKPFGVVLQRDETVDEPTGLDLHRVGTVGGVLRYLTAPDGTHHVVTQGQQRFRVLEYLDGYPFLVARVQMMPEPEATDTEIQARFYNLRQQAVEAVQLLPQAPQELLAAVQNIPTASALADMVASYMDLKPEEKQEVLETFDLARRLEKVGNFLAHRIEVLRLSRRISEQTKETMDERQREYVLREQLRTIQKELGETDAKQVEIQELTEAIAKAGMPPEVETQATKELRRLERMPEAAGEYGMIRTYLDWLIELPWSKLSETSIDIAAARRILDEDHYGLEKVKRRILEFLAVRKLNPEGRSPILCFVGPPGVGKTSLGQSIARATERAFVRVSLGGLHDEAEIRGHRRTYVGALPGTVIQSLRKAGTRNPVMMLDEMDKLGQGFHGDPSAALLEVLDPEQNGTFRDNYLGVPFDLSRVMFIATANVLENIPGPLRDRMEVIDLPGYTEEEKLEIAKRYLIRRQLETNGLTAEQAGITDDAIREIIRFYTREAGNRNLERLIGGVFRNVAMRIAEGTISNIIVEPGHLPEILGPHRFESETAMRTSVPGVATGLAWTPVGGDILFIEATRTPGNGRLILTGQLGDVMKESAQAALSLVKSRPEVVGPEPVEFDKFDIHVHVPAGAIPKDGPSAGVAMFMALVSLLTGRTIRSDIAMTGEISLRGLVLPVGGIKEKVLAAQRAGITTVMLPARNRRDYEEIPEAARNALEFVWLERVDDAIAAALT